The stretch of DNA GTCACCGATCACCCGAAGGGTGAAAAACCTGGTGTCCTAACCATTAGACGATAGCGGCAAGAATAATTTATTTTTTAAATATCTGACTAAAAAGCTTTTCTTTTGCTGAACTATTTTGTTTTAAAGCTAATTCTCTTTTTCTTGCTAAAGTTTTATTATCATATTCTTCAATATACTTTAACACCATTGGCAACTTGTGTTTAATTGATTTTGTTTTACCTTGATTGTGCTCCTTTAATCTTTTATTAATATCTTCGGTGTAACCAATAT from Candidatus Komeilibacteria bacterium CG_4_10_14_0_2_um_filter_37_10 encodes:
- a CDS encoding endonuclease translates to MSKYYVYVLVSKKDHSTYIGYTEDINKRLKEHNQGKTKSIKHKLPMVLKYIEEYDNKTLARKRELALKQNSSAKEKLFSQIFKK